The proteins below are encoded in one region of Aestuariivirga litoralis:
- a CDS encoding Pycsar system effector family protein produces MPNDEIQRRAELVFSNVVEWVKFAELKNGALVTLNAAFIIGTHQIADWQKPSSNLLIIWLWFSTACFLLSIIVGLGSFASKTKIDQFDFMNGPSSASVNPLFFGHIRNLSVDDYLAKLAPNKNFNKRDEWVKNIASQTIINSKIAQRKFSLFNLALAFFVLGVSSPVGAVLFYWKYFDEKF; encoded by the coding sequence ATGCCAAATGACGAGATTCAAAGACGCGCGGAATTGGTTTTCTCAAACGTTGTTGAATGGGTGAAGTTCGCCGAGTTGAAGAATGGCGCGCTAGTTACTCTGAACGCTGCGTTCATCATTGGAACTCACCAGATCGCGGATTGGCAAAAGCCCAGTTCCAATCTTTTGATAATTTGGCTTTGGTTTTCTACCGCATGTTTCCTCTTAAGCATAATTGTTGGGCTTGGCTCGTTCGCATCTAAAACCAAAATCGACCAGTTTGATTTCATGAATGGACCAAGCTCTGCGAGTGTGAACCCCCTCTTCTTTGGTCACATAAGAAATCTATCGGTCGACGACTATTTGGCCAAATTGGCCCCCAATAAAAATTTCAACAAACGCGATGAGTGGGTAAAAAATATCGCCAGTCAAACAATCATCAATTCAAAAATAGCCCAGCGAAAATTTTCGCTTTTCAATTTGGCGCTGGCCTTCTTCGTGCTGGGAGTTTCGTCACCAGTAGGCGCAGTTCTTTTTTATTG
- a CDS encoding Lrp/AsnC family transcriptional regulator gives MDRHGKPDTIDWKILKELQREGRISNVDLAGRVGLSPPPTLRRVQALEEGGYISGYRARLASAKLGYGAQVIALVGLKSQAEHEMREFEKRAKAWPIVRECYAVSGSADYILKCAGRDLQSINSFILDALAKAPNVESVKTSHIVRVAKDEPEVPLV, from the coding sequence ATGGACCGCCACGGCAAGCCCGACACCATTGACTGGAAAATCCTGAAAGAGCTGCAGCGCGAGGGCCGCATTTCCAATGTCGACCTTGCAGGCCGCGTGGGCCTGTCGCCGCCGCCAACTCTGAGGCGCGTGCAGGCGCTGGAGGAGGGCGGCTATATCAGCGGCTACCGAGCCAGGCTCGCCTCCGCCAAGCTGGGCTATGGCGCGCAGGTGATCGCGCTTGTCGGCCTCAAGAGCCAGGCCGAGCATGAGATGCGCGAATTCGAAAAGCGCGCCAAGGCCTGGCCCATCGTGCGCGAATGCTACGCCGTGTCGGGCAGTGCCGATTACATTTTGAAATGCGCAGGGCGAGACCTGCAATCGATCAACAGCTTCATCCTCGATGCGCTGGCCAAGGCGCCCAATGTGGAGAGCGTGAAGACATCGCACATCGTGCGCGTGGCGAAAGACGAGCCGGAGGTTCCGCTGGTATGA
- a CDS encoding benzoate/H(+) symporter BenE family transporter — protein sequence MSDSVMRDDSHWLSLSAAALTAVVVGFASTILVVMQAADAVGATDAQKISWAAMLCFAMGILSLILGLKHRIPIIIAWSTPGAALLATGAHGTPYAAALGAFAMAGVLTVVTGLVKPLARAIEQIPAALASAMLAGVLVSYVLKVPAAAVGTPALVVPLIVCYFAMRFWKPLYAVPVVVVLGLVLAVASGAMQLNNQHVALSRLTFDMPQFSWAAMVSIGFPLYLVTMASQNLPGFAVLRASGYPPPVASCLIGCGLTSVIASPMGGPQINMAAITASLATGPDAHPDPAQRWKVCFPYLIIYGALGLAAGTCVSVLGAMPHDLVIAIAGLALLSPLMAGLTAMVQQPRDIEAAVVTFLVTASGFTLFGVGAAFWGLLAGLILWGIKHLKDRA from the coding sequence ATGAGTGACTCTGTGATGCGTGATGACAGCCACTGGCTGTCGCTCTCGGCTGCGGCGCTGACCGCCGTGGTGGTGGGCTTTGCCTCCACCATCCTCGTTGTCATGCAGGCCGCCGATGCGGTGGGGGCCACTGACGCGCAGAAGATTTCATGGGCGGCGATGCTGTGTTTTGCGATGGGCATCCTGTCGCTGATCCTGGGCCTCAAACACCGCATCCCGATCATCATCGCCTGGTCCACGCCGGGTGCAGCGCTATTGGCCACCGGCGCACATGGCACGCCTTATGCCGCAGCGCTGGGCGCATTTGCGATGGCCGGTGTGTTGACGGTGGTCACCGGATTGGTGAAGCCGCTGGCGCGCGCCATCGAGCAAATTCCTGCAGCGTTGGCATCTGCCATGCTGGCCGGTGTGCTGGTGTCTTATGTATTGAAAGTGCCGGCGGCTGCGGTGGGCACGCCCGCACTCGTCGTGCCATTGATCGTCTGCTATTTCGCCATGCGCTTCTGGAAGCCGCTCTATGCCGTGCCTGTCGTTGTCGTGTTGGGCCTTGTGCTGGCGGTTGCTTCGGGCGCCATGCAGCTGAACAACCAGCATGTGGCGCTCTCGCGCCTCACATTCGACATGCCGCAATTTTCCTGGGCGGCGATGGTGAGCATTGGCTTCCCGCTCTATCTTGTCACCATGGCCTCGCAGAATCTTCCGGGCTTTGCGGTGCTGCGCGCCAGTGGATATCCGCCGCCAGTGGCCTCATGCCTGATCGGCTGCGGGCTCACTTCGGTGATCGCTTCGCCGATGGGCGGGCCGCAGATCAACATGGCGGCGATCACCGCGTCGCTTGCCACCGGGCCTGATGCGCATCCCGATCCGGCGCAGCGCTGGAAAGTGTGTTTTCCCTATCTCATCATTTATGGCGCGCTGGGCCTCGCCGCGGGAACGTGTGTAAGCGTTCTCGGCGCCATGCCGCATGATCTGGTGATTGCGATTGCGGGCCTTGCTTTGCTCAGCCCGCTGATGGCCGGCCTCACTGCGATGGTGCAGCAGCCGCGCGATATCGAGGCGGCGGTGGTGACGTTCCTGGTCACGGCATCGGGCTTCACATTGTTCGGCGTAGGAGCTGCGTTTTGGGGCTTGCTTGCGGGCCTCATCCTGTGGGGCATCAAACATTTGAAGGACCGCGCATGA
- a CDS encoding RBBP9/YdeN family alpha/beta hydrolase, which produces MKSSETDILIIAGYEGSGPDHWQSRIVKKLPSARMVEQEDWLYGSLDVAVDTLVAAVAAATKPVVFVAHSAGCILIAHAMPKMREQGLVDRLKGGYLVAPPSEEAIAGLAGIDPKFKHVPRDPLPFPSLLIASSNDPFSTMEQSADLSAAWGSQLVEAGEQGHINAASGHGPWPEGLMRFAGFLSKLT; this is translated from the coding sequence ATGAAATCGTCTGAAACTGATATTCTCATCATCGCCGGTTACGAAGGTTCTGGCCCCGATCATTGGCAGAGCCGCATCGTGAAGAAGCTTCCGTCCGCGCGCATGGTGGAGCAGGAAGATTGGCTTTACGGCTCGCTCGATGTGGCGGTGGATACACTGGTGGCTGCGGTTGCTGCAGCGACCAAGCCGGTGGTTTTCGTGGCGCATTCGGCCGGGTGCATTCTGATTGCACATGCCATGCCGAAAATGCGGGAGCAGGGATTGGTTGATCGCCTGAAGGGCGGTTATCTCGTAGCGCCGCCGAGCGAAGAGGCGATTGCCGGGCTTGCGGGTATCGACCCCAAGTTCAAACACGTGCCGCGTGATCCGCTACCGTTTCCCTCGCTGCTGATCGCCAGCAGCAATGATCCATTTTCCACGATGGAACAGTCAGCGGATTTATCCGCCGCATGGGGATCACAATTGGTGGAAGCAGGCGAGCAGGGCCATATCAATGCTGCATCCGGCCATGGTCCATGGCCGGAAGGTTTGATGCGGTTCGCAGGATTTTTGTCGAAGCTGACTTAG
- a CDS encoding DUF4189 domain-containing protein: MTSLRLSLAALLFVGALMPSQFAFADASKWGAIAIDTKKAEKEPYYGIGGDDTEAAASDTAVAQCKEAGGEECKTIVTYEQCGALAVDGKGNAGWGKAPTKKDAESGALNACKEGDCTIAVSDCTSDE, translated from the coding sequence ATGACCAGCCTTCGCCTTTCACTCGCCGCGCTGCTTTTCGTGGGCGCACTGATGCCATCGCAATTTGCCTTTGCGGATGCTTCGAAATGGGGCGCCATCGCCATTGATACCAAGAAGGCCGAAAAAGAGCCCTATTACGGCATCGGCGGCGATGACACGGAAGCGGCGGCTTCTGATACAGCCGTGGCCCAGTGCAAGGAAGCCGGCGGCGAAGAATGCAAAACCATCGTGACCTATGAGCAGTGCGGGGCGCTCGCGGTTGATGGCAAGGGCAATGCCGGCTGGGGCAAAGCGCCGACCAAGAAGGACGCCGAGTCTGGCGCCCTCAATGCCTGCAAAGAAGGCGATTGCACCATCGCCGTCTCTGACTGCACCAGCGACGAATAA
- the greA gene encoding transcription elongation factor GreA produces MVDKVPMTAEGYTTMQEEVRILKQEERPRIIHAIEEARAHGDLSENAEYHAAKEAQGWNETRISEMEDKLSRAEVIDPSTLSGSTVKFGARLVLIDEDTDAEVKYQIVGDFEADVKKGRISISSPIARALIGKKQGDSVEVNTPGGGKSYEIKKVAWS; encoded by the coding sequence ATGGTAGACAAGGTTCCGATGACCGCTGAAGGCTACACCACCATGCAGGAGGAAGTTCGCATCCTCAAGCAGGAGGAACGCCCGCGCATCATTCATGCAATTGAAGAAGCGCGCGCCCATGGCGACCTGTCGGAAAATGCCGAATACCATGCCGCCAAGGAAGCCCAAGGCTGGAACGAGACCCGCATTTCCGAAATGGAAGACAAGCTGTCGCGCGCCGAAGTGATTGACCCCAGCACCTTGTCCGGCTCGACCGTGAAATTCGGCGCCAGGCTGGTTTTGATCGATGAAGATACCGATGCTGAAGTGAAGTACCAGATCGTTGGCGACTTTGAGGCCGACGTGAAGAAGGGACGCATCTCGATCTCGTCCCCCATTGCTCGCGCCCTGATCGGCAAGAAACAGGGCGACAGCGTGGAAGTAAACACGCCCGGTGGCGGCAAGTCTTATGAAATCAAGAAGGTTGCATGGTCGTAA
- the carB gene encoding carbamoyl-phosphate synthase large subunit codes for MPKRTDLKSILIIGAGPIIIGQACEFDYSGTQACKALKAEGYRVILVNSNPATIMTDPDLADATYIEPITPEVVAKIIEKERPDAILPTMGGQTALNTALSLNKMGVLDKFNVELIGAKAEAIDKAEDRELFREAMKKIGLETPKSRLANASTAKDADKEAYAIQLEAAPDKTMFERKWAEGEADRQKNYRNRAMAEAYEAMLDIGLPCIIRPSFTLGGTGGGIAYTREDFFDIIEKGLDASPTAEVLIEESVLGWKEYEMEVVRDTADNCIIICSIENIDPMGVHTGDSITVAPALTLTDKEYQIMRNASIAVLREIGIETGGSNVQFGVNPADGRLVVIEMNPRVSRSSALASKATGFPIAKIAAKLAVGYTLDELANDITGGATPASFEPTIDYVVTKIPRFAFEKFPGSEPLLTTAMKSVGEVMAIGRNFQESVQKALRGLETGLSGFDEVEIAGMGEDDDRNAIRAALARPTPDRLLKIAQALRHGTSVEEIFSACKYEPWFIRQIQEIVETEKRIQTSGLPSDAQNLRQLKGMGFSDTRLAKLARTTEARVAKHRAKLNVHPVFKRIDTCAAEFASPTAYMYSTYETGLAGNDGNEALPSDRQKVIILGGGPNRIGQGIEFDYCCCHACFALVEAGYESIMVNCNPETVSTDYDTSDRLYFEPLTAEDVLEIIRVEQSKGTLKGVIVQFGGQTPLKLAAALEAAGVPILGTTPDAIDLAEDRERFSKLVKKLKLKQPENGMAYSGSEAKKIAKRIGYPVVIRPSYVLGGRAMEIVKDELQLQRYIKEAVVVSGDSPVLIDSYLSNAIEVDVDAICDGKDVFIAGVMEHIEEAGIHSGDSACSLPPYSLKAPMIAELEAQAKKLALALNVVGLMNVQFAIKDGQVYILEVNPRASRTVPFVAKVIGLPVAKIAARVMAGEKLESFKLKPKKISHIAVKEAVFPFNRFPGVDALLGPEMRSTGEVMGLDSSYDMAFAKAQLGAGMRIPLSGTVFVSVKEGDRPKVLTAIKTLSELGFAIKATGGNHAYLESKGVPATKVNKVLEGRPHIVDAIKNGDIQLVLNTTETRSSESDSKSIRQTAVMQKVPYYTTLPGILSAAKAIAARKANAIEVKSLQDYFK; via the coding sequence ATGCCGAAAAGAACCGACCTCAAGTCCATCCTCATCATCGGGGCTGGGCCGATCATTATCGGCCAGGCCTGCGAGTTCGATTATTCCGGAACCCAGGCCTGCAAGGCACTGAAGGCCGAAGGCTACCGTGTCATCCTGGTCAATTCCAATCCGGCCACCATCATGACCGACCCGGATCTGGCTGATGCCACTTACATTGAGCCGATCACCCCGGAAGTCGTCGCCAAGATCATCGAAAAGGAACGCCCCGACGCGATTCTCCCCACCATGGGCGGGCAGACGGCACTGAATACCGCACTCTCGCTCAACAAGATGGGCGTGCTCGACAAATTCAATGTTGAGCTGATCGGCGCCAAGGCCGAAGCCATCGACAAGGCCGAGGACCGTGAGCTGTTCCGCGAGGCTATGAAGAAGATCGGCCTCGAAACGCCAAAGTCACGCCTGGCCAATGCCTCCACTGCCAAAGACGCCGACAAGGAAGCCTATGCCATCCAGCTGGAAGCAGCCCCCGACAAGACAATGTTCGAGCGTAAATGGGCTGAGGGCGAGGCTGACCGTCAGAAGAATTACCGCAACCGCGCCATGGCGGAAGCTTATGAGGCCATGCTGGATATCGGCCTGCCCTGCATCATCCGCCCGTCCTTCACTTTGGGCGGCACCGGAGGCGGCATCGCCTATACCCGCGAAGACTTCTTCGACATCATCGAAAAGGGCCTAGATGCCTCGCCCACCGCCGAAGTGCTGATCGAAGAGTCAGTGTTGGGCTGGAAGGAATATGAGATGGAAGTGGTCCGCGACACGGCGGACAATTGCATTATCATCTGCTCCATCGAAAACATCGACCCGATGGGCGTGCATACCGGTGACTCGATCACTGTGGCGCCTGCCCTCACCCTCACCGACAAAGAATACCAGATCATGCGCAACGCCTCGATTGCGGTGCTGCGTGAGATCGGCATCGAGACGGGCGGCTCCAATGTGCAGTTCGGGGTGAACCCGGCGGATGGCCGCCTGGTGGTCATCGAAATGAATCCACGCGTGTCGCGCTCGTCAGCGTTGGCCTCCAAAGCCACCGGCTTCCCGATTGCCAAGATCGCCGCCAAGCTGGCGGTGGGTTACACGCTGGACGAATTGGCCAATGATATTACCGGCGGCGCAACACCCGCCAGCTTCGAACCGACGATTGACTATGTCGTCACCAAGATCCCGCGCTTCGCCTTCGAAAAATTCCCCGGCTCCGAACCGCTGCTCACCACCGCGATGAAGTCGGTGGGCGAAGTCATGGCCATTGGCCGCAACTTCCAGGAAAGCGTGCAGAAGGCGCTGCGTGGTCTGGAAACCGGCCTCTCCGGTTTCGATGAAGTCGAGATCGCCGGCATGGGCGAAGATGATGACCGCAACGCCATACGTGCGGCACTTGCGCGCCCGACACCGGACCGCCTCCTGAAGATCGCGCAAGCTTTGCGCCATGGCACGAGCGTCGAGGAAATCTTCTCGGCCTGCAAGTATGAGCCCTGGTTTATTCGACAGATACAGGAAATCGTGGAGACCGAAAAACGAATCCAGACCAGTGGCTTGCCCAGTGATGCCCAGAACCTGCGTCAACTGAAAGGCATGGGCTTTTCAGACACGCGGCTGGCCAAGCTTGCGCGCACCACGGAGGCCCGCGTGGCCAAGCACCGCGCGAAGCTGAACGTGCATCCCGTCTTCAAGCGCATTGATACGTGTGCCGCCGAATTCGCCTCGCCCACCGCCTATATGTATTCGACCTATGAAACAGGCCTTGCCGGCAATGACGGCAACGAGGCCCTGCCTTCAGACCGCCAGAAGGTCATCATCCTCGGCGGCGGCCCGAACCGCATCGGCCAGGGCATCGAGTTTGACTATTGCTGCTGCCACGCCTGCTTTGCATTGGTGGAAGCCGGCTATGAATCGATTATGGTCAATTGCAATCCCGAAACAGTGTCCACTGACTATGACACGTCTGACCGGCTCTATTTCGAACCGCTGACCGCCGAAGACGTGCTCGAAATCATCCGCGTTGAACAATCCAAGGGCACGCTGAAAGGCGTGATCGTGCAGTTCGGTGGCCAGACGCCGCTGAAACTCGCCGCAGCACTGGAAGCCGCTGGCGTTCCTATCCTCGGCACCACTCCGGATGCGATCGATTTGGCTGAAGACCGCGAGCGTTTCTCCAAGCTGGTGAAGAAACTCAAGCTCAAGCAGCCTGAAAATGGCATGGCCTATTCCGGCTCTGAGGCCAAGAAGATCGCCAAGCGCATTGGCTATCCCGTCGTCATCCGCCCGTCCTATGTGCTGGGCGGCCGCGCCATGGAAATCGTCAAGGACGAGCTGCAGCTGCAGCGTTACATCAAGGAAGCCGTGGTCGTCTCCGGTGACTCGCCGGTGCTGATCGACAGCTATCTGTCCAACGCCATCGAAGTCGATGTCGATGCGATCTGCGATGGCAAGGACGTGTTCATCGCCGGGGTGATGGAGCACATTGAAGAGGCAGGCATCCATTCCGGTGACTCTGCCTGCTCGCTGCCGCCCTATTCGCTCAAGGCACCGATGATCGCCGAGCTTGAAGCGCAGGCCAAGAAGCTCGCCCTCGCCCTCAATGTGGTCGGCTTGATGAATGTGCAATTCGCCATCAAGGATGGCCAGGTTTACATCCTCGAAGTGAACCCGCGCGCCTCGCGCACCGTGCCCTTCGTGGCCAAAGTGATCGGCTTGCCGGTGGCGAAAATCGCCGCGCGCGTGATGGCCGGCGAGAAACTGGAAAGCTTCAAGCTGAAACCGAAGAAGATCTCGCATATCGCTGTTAAGGAAGCCGTTTTTCCCTTCAACCGTTTCCCCGGTGTGGATGCGTTGCTGGGGCCAGAAATGCGCTCCACCGGCGAAGTGATGGGCCTCGATTCCAGCTACGACATGGCCTTCGCCAAAGCGCAGCTCGGTGCGGGCATGCGCATTCCGCTGTCCGGCACGGTGTTCGTTTCCGTTAAGGAAGGCGACCGCCCCAAAGTGCTCACCGCCATCAAGACTCTTTCCGAACTTGGTTTCGCGATCAAAGCCACGGGCGGCAACCATGCCTATCTTGAAAGCAAGGGCGTGCCCGCCACCAAGGTGAACAAGGTTCTCGAAGGCCGCCCGCATATTGTGGACGCCATCAAGAACGGCGACATTCAATTGGTGCTCAACACCACCGAGACGCGCTCGTCGGAATCGGATTCAAAATCCATCCGCCAGACTGCGGTGATGCAGAAGGTGCCTTACTACACCACACTGCCCGGCATCCTCTCCGCCGCCAAAGCCATCGCGGCCCGCAAGGCCAACGCGATTGAGGTGAAGTCACTGCAAGATTACTTCAAGTAG
- a CDS encoding DUF2147 domain-containing protein, giving the protein MKTAISVLTIAGALLFTGQAFADPIEGLWKRPNGILVKFSACGGGFCATAASGPNAGGSAGKLKATGSGKYSGSLTDLENKKTYSGSGSISGNTLRVSGCVLGFICKSENWSRQ; this is encoded by the coding sequence ATGAAAACAGCAATTTCGGTTTTGACCATTGCGGGCGCACTGCTTTTTACCGGCCAGGCTTTCGCCGATCCGATTGAAGGCTTGTGGAAGCGCCCAAACGGCATCCTGGTCAAATTTTCGGCCTGCGGCGGCGGCTTCTGCGCCACGGCAGCTTCGGGCCCCAATGCAGGCGGCTCGGCTGGCAAATTGAAGGCAACGGGCAGCGGCAAATATTCGGGCTCGCTGACTGATCTGGAAAACAAGAAGACCTATTCTGGTTCAGGCTCGATCAGCGGCAACACGCTTCGGGTCTCCGGCTGTGTGCTGGGCTTTATCTGCAAGTCAGAAAACTGGTCCCGCCAGTAA
- a CDS encoding amidase codes for MSDDLNWLSATKLSNLFMKLRVSPIEAANACLNQVAKHDGKLNAMSLVDEKITLAMAKASAQRWKKGKPLSALDGVPVLIKDIMLVKGWPTLRGSKTISRNQDWLDDAPAVARLREAGAVFVGMTTTPEFGWKGVTDSPLTGITRNPWNLQKTPGGSSGGSSAALAAGYAPLALGTDGGGSIRIPAGFAGVYGLKPSFGRVPAWPLSPFGTVAHIGPMTRRVKDSALLLNVLSKPDVRDWHSLPYEPVDYAKGLKRGVKGMVFAYSRDMGFDVKVEPEVARLVEKAVKALKSAGAKIVEIDPGFKDPAAIFRTTWWMGVRGAFEKLSPANLDLLEPALREVFEQAKKISVDEVIEATRLRGALGSQMRQFMQDYDALLTPTLPITAFAAGQMQPGDTMNEGKWVNWTPFTYPFNLTQQPAASVPCGIAANGLPVGLQIVGRMFEDHKVLQISAAVEELLKSDELRPPGF; via the coding sequence ATGTCTGATGACTTGAATTGGCTTTCCGCCACAAAATTATCAAATCTTTTCATGAAATTGCGTGTCTCACCAATAGAGGCCGCAAACGCCTGCCTTAATCAGGTGGCCAAGCACGACGGCAAGCTCAATGCGATGAGCCTGGTCGATGAAAAAATAACTTTGGCCATGGCGAAGGCCAGTGCGCAACGCTGGAAAAAGGGAAAGCCGCTTTCGGCGCTGGATGGCGTACCGGTTTTGATCAAGGATATTATGCTGGTCAAAGGCTGGCCCACGCTGCGCGGATCCAAGACGATATCCCGGAATCAGGACTGGCTGGATGATGCGCCCGCAGTTGCGCGGCTGCGTGAGGCAGGCGCAGTTTTTGTTGGAATGACGACCACGCCGGAATTCGGCTGGAAGGGCGTTACGGATTCGCCGCTGACAGGCATCACGCGCAATCCTTGGAACTTGCAGAAGACGCCGGGTGGATCGTCGGGGGGCTCGTCTGCTGCCTTGGCGGCGGGTTATGCGCCGCTGGCCCTCGGAACGGACGGTGGCGGTTCTATCCGCATCCCAGCGGGGTTTGCTGGGGTTTATGGCCTCAAGCCATCCTTTGGCCGGGTGCCCGCCTGGCCGCTTTCACCCTTTGGCACGGTCGCCCATATCGGCCCGATGACGCGGCGGGTGAAGGATTCAGCGCTGCTTCTCAACGTGCTCAGCAAGCCTGACGTACGGGACTGGCACAGCTTGCCCTATGAACCCGTGGATTACGCCAAGGGCCTGAAGCGCGGCGTGAAGGGCATGGTCTTCGCCTATTCGCGCGATATGGGCTTTGATGTAAAAGTGGAGCCAGAAGTGGCGCGGCTGGTCGAAAAGGCCGTCAAGGCGCTGAAATCGGCGGGTGCCAAAATTGTGGAGATTGATCCCGGTTTCAAAGACCCTGCCGCCATTTTCCGTACCACGTGGTGGATGGGGGTGCGCGGAGCCTTCGAAAAGCTTTCGCCGGCAAATCTCGATTTGCTGGAACCTGCGCTTCGCGAGGTTTTCGAGCAAGCCAAGAAGATCAGTGTGGACGAAGTGATTGAGGCCACGCGCCTGCGCGGCGCCTTGGGCAGCCAGATGCGGCAATTCATGCAGGATTACGATGCGCTGCTCACGCCAACTTTGCCGATCACGGCCTTTGCCGCTGGGCAAATGCAGCCGGGTGACACCATGAATGAAGGCAAGTGGGTGAACTGGACGCCATTCACCTATCCCTTCAACCTGACGCAACAGCCCGCCGCTTCAGTGCCTTGCGGCATTGCGGCCAATGGCCTCCCGGTGGGGCTGCAGATTGTTGGGCGGATGTTCGAAGATCACAAGGTGCTGCAGATTTCCGCTGCGGTGGAAGAATTGCTGAAATCAGACGAGTTACGGCCCCCAGGTTTTTGA